ttcttaAACAATAAACTTAACTCAAGTCAGTCTCCATGATTACACGCCGTGCCTCATGGTCAAAAAACATGCACCTCGCTGTGCGCCACACCTGCACTAATTAACCCCTGTCTTAAGTAGACTTGTGGCAGAACACAGCACCACCCCATCCCAATACACAGAATGGCGCCAACATAAATGCTTGGGTTCCAGCTGCTGTCCTCTCcggagacgttttggaaacacacagggagagaagaggcgaaaaagagaaaagagatttcacatgggttttaatcaagaatgtacagattcttacatgtacattcctcccacgggcagttcaaaaccagaatatctcatataGCTCCAATCgtagctggcaggacaagctAGAGCTCACATTTCTCTACTGAAGAGACAGTAGGAAAGAGGTAGCTATatgggaatgaaagagaagaggaggcattacagctgttcatttgttaatatgtgttgagtgtttattataaaattggttaagactgcACTTCATCACTGTAGGCtacactttttttcccctgaaattaagcactttattttagtatagttaaatttagaatttattagagtagttattatttactatccctccagtttgaaaactgaatattgttgaaatattgtcagttattgactaaaaacatatgttgatacaactatatgttatggtactgaatgataacgcaagttagtcgttaTGATGTTCTGGATCTTTGCTTCACaaaaattttctctaactggacctctttgaattctaattaaATACCCCTGCTCTTGTCGATTGGGCTCAGTTTTGTGATCCTGCAGCATGCCTATCCTGGTCCTGCATTCCCTGAACCCCATGAGCCTTTGGTACGGCCGAGGAGCCACACCAATGTCCAGCTGTCACCTTTAGGGACTCGTCTGGCTATTTACAGGAAGAAGGCATGGTCACCATGGCTCTTGACACAGATGGCTGTCAGCAGTCTGGTTCCCTCCTGGTCCCTAGTTGGCCAACTCTTGCTCCTGGCTTTCCATCAGTGGCCTGGCCGACTCTGGCCCCTAGTCCGCGTGCAGTGGCCCGGCCTCCATAAATTAATGAACTGCATCAGCTCTTCCACAGGCATCTGCATTTCAGTCATACCCTTACGGTCCTTGTAGTCCTTTTACCCTAATTGCATGAGCTGTGACACAGCAAAACATAGGCTGGGTACCACGATCAGTACAACAAACTTATGAAATGATAGTAGAAACAGCTAATCAAAGTGGCGGAGGATAAAAAAATGTGGTGTAAATCCCACAATTCTCCGTCAACGCTTTTTTGGTGCCCCGTATTAATGTATTTGCGCTGCAATGTCTTCATTACAGTGAAGTGGGACTTAATTTTACTTACCCATTAAGTTGACCTTTCTGCGGATAGCATCCAGCTTCTCCTCCAGCTTTGTGGGCATGATGGAGACCTTGCAGGCATCAATGACGTAGGCAACACAGTGGATCTTGTCCTTGAGCCCTGGAGACTTACGATAGCCTTGCGCATCCGAATGCAGAGGAGCAGAGGGGTTAAACTGAGTCATAGAGTTGAGGGAAAAGACAGGGACAGTTTGAGTTAACTACAGGCAAATCAATGGCTCATACATTCAGTATCCTGCTCAATGTAAACTAAAGCTGTACCTGATAACGGTCTGGCAGATGACCTTTAAGGATGTTGCTGATGTCATCTATATCAAGCCCTGCCCCTGTGCTTTCCTCCAAACCCATGGTATCACACAAGAGGATTGGCAGAGGTTTTCCTTCTCGCCCGGCTTTCAAAGAGTAGGTGCGAAACTGTTGTGTACAAAGAGATggaataacaaacaacaaaatgggGACAAGGcaggatttttattttgaaatccatCACCAAAAATGTAAATCATTACATTGCAGTAACTAACCTGTGTGGTGAGGCTGGTGGTAGAGCAGCCAGCTATGGCCTGGCTGGTGACATGGCCTCTGAATACAGAGTTGATGGAATTGAAGAAACTGGACTTTCCAGCTCCAACTGGTCCAATGAGCAGAACCCGAACTTGGGACACAGAGCTGACTGTGGGTTTGTAGCTCATAATATTCTCCATCagctccttcctcttcctgtaGAAACGAAAAAAGATAAAGAACTTTTTCTTCTAGTGAAAaggttgtttgttgttttaaaccTGATTGTTAAAAGAATTTCTGTGTGCATAGAGAGTTGATCTGTGGTGGTAGAAGTCATGGCTTATGACAATTTGttgtaatgttaaaaacacTATTGCACAGTAAGAATGGCAAACAATTTCACTGCATGATATTTTGCATAGACATAATGATCTAAAATAGCTGGTGTAGTTTGCCCAATGACACATAGCAGCTTTGCTTTGCATGGCATGTGGAAAACTATTTTTCAGATCAATTTACGTCATACTGTATGTAGTATAGTATATTGTActagtaaaacatgttaatagcATTATGTGCAGGATGATGGCTCTATCTATCTTACTCAGATTTCCAGATTATAGTCCTCCATGGGCTCTCAAGTTCTGTGGTTTCtgtttaaaagcaaaaacaacttttataaAACAAAGACCTTAAACATATTCCATATTCCAATCCACCTAAATAACATTTTTCTCCATTTGCAAACAGTTTACATGAGACAGCTGGAGGATCTTTTAACGTTTTGTCATCccagatatatatatttttttatcattctTCACATGTGCTTTGATGTTTGAACAGTTTCTGGAGGAAACACCTGGCCATGCGACTCAGATATTTAACGCAAttataaaggaaaataaaacatccaGTCGCCTCAATACTAGGCCACAACAATAGACTGTTTATCTGATCTAATTTATATTCTTTGGCATTATTGAGAATCTGGGGGTGGAGAATATATTTAGGTCCACAATATCAGTACCCGCAGAGCTGCTGCATGTACCTGGTTTATACATTTGGGGGCCGTAATATCCATTTATTTAgcagctgtttattttaaaaaataaagagaggCTGGAACATTCAATaaaattcatgtttttatgtttaatatttacattattttatattcatttcaTGTTCACTTTTCAAATGTATTGTTTCATACTTACCTTTTTATGTATGgtattgcattttttttctaattaaaaGAGAAGtaccaaagaaaaaaataaccaaTAAGCCAGGGAGGGCCTagctttttaataaaattaaataaaagattCAGCCCCCAATATATTTCTTTCACTCCCTAACAGAAATTATTTGTTAGTTTATTTGGTTTTGTCTTTAAAACAGTGTTTGAACAATGAACGACTCAAATACTAGTGGACAATAGTTGATAGGGATGcacatacaaacagacacatggAGTACATTAGTGGATTTGCCACAACATTGCATCAAAATATGGTTATTAATAGTGAACTCACCCTCCACTTGATATACTTCACACTCTGTCAGGTTGAGGTCGTTGCCGTGCATTTCTGCAGCATTGAAGTTATAATAATTTCCTGGACTGCTGTACACAACTGCTTTGCTTCCATTGACAAGCGCCAATGCTTCTCCAAAATACGGACCAGAGTTAGCTATCATTTTCACTGCATAGTTGGGACTGGTGACTGGATATTTAAGGAGGTTTTCTCCACTGAAGGTGAAAAGAAAGGCCTGGTCATCACCCACATACTGTCCAGACTGATTGAAAGGTTGTTTGGTGTAGCCTCCAAACACATAACCAGAGGTGTTGTAGCCCACAGACACTGTGGGACAGCGGGTGTCACATTGTTGGTGGAAGGCTCCGCCAGTGAAACCATGGATGCTGGCCTTGTACAGCAACTTAAGTTTGACTCTTCCCACCTTAGAGCAGATTGTTTTCTGCTGGCTGTTGGTTAGCATGGGGTTCATAGTGACAGCTGGACTGCTGAAGTGTGTAAAAGATGCTGAATATCCCTTTAAGGTTTACTGACTATGGTGTCTAAAtgcaaaaagaaacacagaggcATTaaaagcatagactgtatataagaaattaAAATTAGAAAAATTAGATTAAAAGGCAGGatatttgtttgtaaaatcaTGGAAATTACAGTGCTCCCATCCTAGTCAACCAACACCGATtacacaacataagaaaaaaataccaATAAAATGAAAGCATCATCATAAAATGAGAGTTTAATTACTCCTTACATATTTCTGGACTGGAACTGGTTCTTTGTGATTTATTAAGTGTGTTGTTTACACACATAAATTAATCCACTAGCTGCTGTCAATAAATGTAGCTATCTATTTGAAGAGTAACAAATACTTTCTAAAACACCTGTATTAAAGGGAGATAATAACACTCATTCTTCCTTCAATGTAACTATGAAATACTTTCTTTACTTGAGTCATGTCCAGTCAGGAATACCACAACCTAGgctataataaaataatgaatgtaATAAAATTGAACTTTGATTTACTTTTTCTCCTATTTCCTCCTCAAAAGTTCCATCTCTTTTGAAACTTGCAAAAATATAGTTATATTTTAAACATCGGAAGTCCTGCCTTTTAGGCACAGGGAAACCTCTCCAACTGACAAAAGATTTAAGATGAAAAAAGAGTTTGCCACAGCTTGATACATGTTGTGGCAGACAATGATCTAAGTTTTCGATTTCCTCCAAACTGACAAAGAAATGGTTTGCCACACTTGCATTTTGACAAACTGCAGTCAGGATATCATCCTAGTTTTAACATATTTGCACTGGTTGCCAATTTCTTTACctaatacagaaatattattaactataaataattaattacatAGGCTAGCTTACGTTGCCTTTAAAAGCTGTAACTGTGAAACCGTAGGACTAGATTAAAGTTTGGAAAAATCTGCAATCCTTTAATATTTTCAGCCTTACCTCGTTCTTATAGATAGTTGAGGAAGATAACCAGCTTTAACGCAGTATAGTTAACGGTTTTTAGACAGATGTTTATACAGAATGTCTGGATGCATCCGGCAGAGCTGGCAGAAACGAAACTAGACGCATCTGGCGTTGTGCCGAGCTGTGCCCGCGGCGCAGACAATTGTGTGCACCTCGCGGGTGCGCGCCCGGCTAAAGCTGAAACTAAACTGCCAGACTGATTTCTACGGCAGTAGGTAGTcctactgtttaaaaacgatataatattatTTGTGGGTTTATCAATGGTGATATGTGATTTGAAGTCTATATTTATcaaagtcagagagaaacttATCCCGTGAACCTAACATCCTCCTGAGGAGTACCCCTAAATCTTTAAGTTATTAAGCCTGTTCGTTCAGTTTGCCAAAAAGTAAAAACTTCACAGCACATAATCACCATACAATTAGAAACTATAAATACAGCCACCAACAATGGGCCATaacagttttaaataaaattacagtagATGTTAGcctataaaatgtgtttctaaaGCAAAGTGGACCATGGCTTAGGTGTGAGACAGTCAAAACAGACGTGAAAGTCACAGAGATGTGCAACAGAATGTTGTACAGTAGGTGATGGTACAGTTTCACGTTATAATGGAGGACGTTCACCTGGgcctttttaaaattgaattagTTGATTGAGGTACCATATGTAAACTTTAAATGAATTCAGATCAAATGTATTATGACTCATGTCAAATAAGGTAGCATATTCCCCTCCAGAGAAAGGCACTGGTACGTGCCACTCAAGAACAATTACGTTCCTACCAATAgttcttgcatgaggcccaACATCTTTGATATAAGGCACAGATCACgcttattaaaattatttaattattataattatttattctgAATCATTAACAACCtttacacactgtaaaaaacataataaagtaacatttacaaGGTGGTTTAAATCACCTGTATGTGTGACATTGTTACATAACTATAGCTTTGATATTACCTCTAGTGGTTCCTTAATATTCAAATCCTACACAAAAGgggttttaaaatgtgtaaagtgAAGTTGTTCTGTTACTGTTGACATTGAACAATGCAATATTTTAATGTGAATGATGACCTCTTTAATGTTCTTTAAAAGAAATATCCCATAAGCTCAGAGGTTTTTCTTTGGGCTTGTTTATTGTGGTGTGTTGTCCTGGAAATACAGGTCAGCATACTGCAGGATGTGTTCGACAGCACTAAGCAGAAGCACATCAGTGTTCACATCCAGGTCCAACTCCGATGAGTAGTTCTTCACCGGAACGATGTAGGAGGTGGACATACCCAACAGAGCTCCAGCTTTAcccatctataaacacacatacaaatcatAATAAAATGTAGATACATTTTCAGATAGTGACAAACTGTAATTTGTTTTGTCCTTATTAACCCAACCAAACTCTAATGTGTTAGAATAGCaggataataataatctgtCAATATACATTTGataatatgttttttgtgtgtatattgtcTGTCTGTACATTGAAAAATTGATGCTTAGGGGCCTTTATTAGCTTGCGTTATGGCAATTTATATAcctttatatgtttttatatgatttgtATATTGTTTGATGTATGTATGAAGAACATTGACCTAAATTCTGGTTTGGATCATAACAAAACTGTCACATACCAATTTGAGTCAAACTTGCCCACCTGTTGTCTCACCTCCCTGTCTGACAACAGTAATTCAGATAATATGCTCATTTGGTTTATTTTACCATGTCCCGAATGATGCGGCTCTTATAAACCGCGATAACATCTTTGGCCGTTTCTGGACAAATTTGGTCTATGTGGGTCAGCAGAGCCACCTGGTGAACACCTAAAAGAACAATACAATGTCATTAAGGTTTCACTGCAATAATCagagaaacaacatttaattGTTACATTCTATAGAAATAAATTACTGACAGTTAAGATCTCAACAGTGCTTTCTTTAAGTTgatctataaataaagtttcaaACCCCAAGTTGTTATGCACATCAGTCCAAAGGCTAACAAAAATGAACAGCTGTGGTGAAATATTAATGCAATAGGGGGTAAATGTCACCCCCTGACTGATTGAACTACAGCTCTTCCACTTTGGTTTCTAAAGTCAGAGCCCTTAATTTACACAATGAAAATGCTACTCATGTGACAGGAGCAATATTAAGAAGAAAGTTAAAGAGTGGCTGTAATGTGGCAATGATCAGGTTACACAAACAGAATTAATGATCAAAGTTCCTTTTATCAGTCTGGGTTTTTGTCCTTTCTTTACCCAGGTCACTGATGTGCTCTCGGAGCTGCTGGAAGGTAGTGCTAAGGCCTTTGGGGTACGTCAGGACTTTAGAGGCGTCCACCACAAAGGCCACACAATGGATCTTGTCTTTGAGGCTTGGCCTCTTCATATAGCCCACGGTCTCAGAACTCACTGGCTGATCTGGGCTAAACTGGGGGAGAGAAATTaagacattacattttaaaagcttgTTCGACCATTGCATTTAGTAAATGTGGAGGGTGGAAAGGGGGTCCTCGGGAATATAGTTGACCATGTAGTTGCCTGATTTTATTGCTCTTTAATAAATATCTGATGGTGTTGACAAAAACTTGGGACCCATTTCG
This genomic window from Micropterus dolomieu isolate WLL.071019.BEF.003 ecotype Adirondacks linkage group LG05, ASM2129224v1, whole genome shotgun sequence contains:
- the LOC123971566 gene encoding interferon-induced protein 44-like isoform X2 — protein: MNPMLTNSQQKTICSKVGRVKLKLLYKASIHGFTGGAFHQQCDTRCPTVSVGYNTSGYVFGGYTKQPFNQSGQYVGDDQAFLFTFSGENLLKYPVTSPNYAVKMIANSGPYFGEALALVNGSKAVVYSSPGNYYNFNAAEMHGNDLNLTECEVYQVEETTELESPWRTIIWKSEKRKELMENIMSYKPTVSSVSQVRVLLIGPVGAGKSSFFNSINSVFRGHVTSQAIAGCSTTSLTTQFRTYSLKAGREGKPLPILLCDTMGLEESTGAGLDIDDISNILKGHLPDRYQFNPSAPLHSDAQGYRKSPGLKDKIHCVAYVIDACKVSIMPTKLEEKLDAIRRKVNLMAHAIRVKGLQGP
- the LOC123971566 gene encoding interferon-induced protein 44-like isoform X1 codes for the protein MNPMLTNSQQKTICSKVGRVKLKLLYKASIHGFTGGAFHQQCDTRCPTVSVGYNTSGYVFGGYTKQPFNQSGQYVGDDQAFLFTFSGENLLKYPVTSPNYAVKMIANSGPYFGEALALVNGSKAVVYSSPGNYYNFNAAEMHGNDLNLTECEVYQVEETTELESPWRTIIWKSEKRKELMENIMSYKPTVSSVSQVRVLLIGPVGAGKSSFFNSINSVFRGHVTSQAIAGCSTTSLTTQFRTYSLKAGREGKPLPILLCDTMGLEESTGAGLDIDDISNILKGHLPDRYQFNPSAPLHSDAQGYRKSPGLKDKIHCVAYVIDACKVSIMPTKLEEKLDAIRRKVNLMGIPQLALLTKVDQACPLVTEDVRNIYNSGYIKEMMQEVSARLGVPLSCVVPVKNYSEELELDVNCDILLLSSVIQMLRFADNYFDDISDRFSNTDTKE
- the ifi44g gene encoding interferon-induced protein 44 isoform X3 is translated as MESQWRKVEWTEEQKTSLMKTVSSYRPTCEDVTQARILLLGPLSSGKSSFISSVQSVFNGRVTNRAMVGSSSTSFTKKLQSFNIRDKKGEDPSRLVLCDIMGLGDGEKIGPTLHDILSVIKGHVPEGHKFSPDQPVSSETVGYMKRPSLKDKIHCVAFVVDASKVLTYPKGLSTTFQQLREHISDLGVHQVALLTHIDQICPETAKDVIAVYKSRIIRDMMGKAGALLGMSTSYIVPVKNYSSELDLDVNTDVLLLSAVEHILQYADLYFQDNTPQ